A region of bacterium DNA encodes the following proteins:
- a CDS encoding YfhO family protein, which produces MGKRKKKLKEESKHKQKRQEFSFNLPKFLLPKDEVIVERPFCKADLLAIAGLLVLVFIFFFKAATLQGVFITGDLSRSDIWSINYPFRHFLGECLKKGIPPLWTPDIYCGFPIFAEGEMGGYYPLNVILFYFLPTYIAYNYSIILNFFLTSLFMFFYARSINLSPFASFIASFSFSFGGFFVTHLKHTNMINAACWLPLMFFFVERFFKKGNFIYPILCGLVFGIQILAGHFQIAYYSILGISMYFIFRLGSKLFPFLIDKKRFKNVSFKKLVIQFSVALLVIYIIGVSLSAVQILPTKELTELSYRAEGISFKSATMYPYHPKNLITFIFPYWFGDYANATYPEKIEREEVVFWENCGYVGVITLSLAFLGLIMFFLRRGEIRFFTLLLIFSILIVFGKYSPVYEFIWNSLPGMKFFRFHNRFLLFVSFSLCILAGFGIKFLLSKIKKGAATQRFLKIIICLVVIFDLFKFGIHHNPIISPNIWLAKPKTVEFLQRDKTFYRIHNFGADSSWWMIYLLSKGWKDNLNLYVNHREVLQPSFNMVFRISSVEGCPEFTPKRLNKIFYFFYNEENVNTYARKQGKYKDIVRFALPKPQFTKLLSILNVKYILTFWEMKSPALKELFNIDFKKEMIPVRVYENKEFVPRVYVVPNAKVIKTEGGVEAEIISSQFNPNEYIIVEEDINFNGSESIEGSKVEITKYSPLEVVIEANMTNSGFLVLADTYYPGWKVFVDGKEDRIYQANYIQRAVLLEKGKHNVRFIYDPISFKIGALITLVTISLILILLIIAIRKIKQN; this is translated from the coding sequence ATGGGTAAAAGGAAAAAGAAGTTAAAAGAAGAAAGTAAACATAAACAGAAGAGACAGGAATTTTCTTTTAATCTGCCAAAGTTTCTCTTGCCAAAAGATGAGGTGATTGTAGAAAGGCCTTTTTGTAAAGCAGATTTGTTGGCTATTGCAGGACTGTTAGTTTTAGTATTTATCTTCTTTTTTAAAGCGGCTACTTTACAAGGGGTGTTTATTACTGGAGACCTATCAAGAAGTGATATTTGGAGTATAAATTACCCTTTTAGACACTTTTTAGGTGAATGTTTAAAAAAAGGAATACCACCTTTATGGACACCGGATATTTATTGTGGCTTTCCGATATTTGCAGAAGGAGAGATGGGGGGATATTATCCTTTAAATGTTATCTTATTTTACTTCCTGCCTACCTATATAGCCTATAATTACAGTATTATACTTAACTTCTTTTTAACCAGCCTTTTTATGTTTTTCTATGCTCGATCTATCAATCTAAGTCCATTTGCTTCTTTTATAGCAAGTTTTTCCTTTTCTTTTGGTGGATTCTTTGTTACCCACCTAAAACATACTAATATGATAAATGCCGCCTGTTGGTTACCTTTAATGTTTTTCTTTGTGGAAAGATTCTTTAAAAAAGGCAATTTTATCTATCCTATCTTATGTGGATTAGTATTTGGTATTCAAATATTAGCCGGGCATTTCCAGATAGCCTATTATTCTATACTTGGAATATCTATGTATTTTATCTTTAGGCTTGGTTCAAAATTATTTCCTTTTTTGATAGATAAAAAGAGATTTAAAAATGTAAGCTTTAAAAAGTTAGTCATACAATTTTCGGTAGCTCTATTAGTAATATACATAATTGGTGTGAGTTTATCTGCGGTGCAGATATTACCTACAAAAGAACTGACTGAACTTAGTTATCGTGCAGAGGGAATAAGTTTTAAGTCAGCTACTATGTATCCATATCATCCAAAAAACCTAATCACATTTATATTCCCTTACTGGTTTGGGGATTATGCAAATGCAACATATCCTGAGAAGATTGAGAGAGAAGAGGTAGTATTTTGGGAAAATTGTGGTTATGTAGGAGTAATTACATTATCTTTGGCTTTTTTAGGGCTGATTATGTTTTTTTTAAGAAGAGGTGAGATAAGATTTTTTACTTTACTTCTTATTTTTTCTATCCTTATTGTCTTTGGAAAGTATAGTCCAGTGTATGAATTTATATGGAATTCTTTACCGGGCATGAAATTCTTTCGATTTCATAATAGGTTCTTATTATTTGTAAGTTTTAGTCTATGTATATTGGCTGGGTTTGGGATAAAGTTTCTCCTATCAAAGATAAAAAAAGGGGCAGCCACACAAAGATTTCTTAAGATAATTATATGTTTAGTGGTAATCTTTGACTTATTTAAATTTGGAATACATCATAATCCTATTATATCTCCTAATATCTGGTTAGCAAAACCAAAGACAGTTGAATTTTTACAAAGAGATAAAACCTTTTATCGAATACATAATTTTGGTGCTGATTCATCTTGGTGGATGATTTATTTATTATCTAAAGGATGGAAAGATAATTTAAATCTATATGTCAATCATCGAGAGGTATTACAACCAAGTTTTAATATGGTATTTCGTATTTCAAGTGTAGAAGGATGTCCAGAGTTTACTCCAAAAAGGCTTAATAAAATCTTTTATTTCTTTTATAACGAAGAAAATGTGAATACCTACGCTCGAAAACAAGGAAAGTATAAGGATATTGTAAGATTTGCATTACCTAAACCGCAATTTACTAAGTTATTAAGTATTCTAAATGTAAAATATATCCTTACATTTTGGGAGATGAAAAGCCCTGCACTTAAGGAATTATTTAATATCGATTTTAAGAAGGAGATGATACCTGTAAGGGTTTATGAGAATAAAGAGTTTGTGCCAAGAGTTTATGTAGTCCCTAATGCAAAGGTAATTAAAACTGAGGGAGGAGTCGAAGCAGAGATTATTAGTTCTCAATTTAATCCCAATGAATATATAATTGTGGAAGAAGATATAAATTTTAATGGTTCTGAATCTATAGAAGGTTCTAAAGTAGAAATAACTAAATATTCACCACTTGAAGTAGTTATAGAGGCTAATATGACTAATTCTGGCTTCTTAGTCTTAGCAGATACATATTATCCTGGTTGGAAGGTATTTGTAGATGGTAAAGAGGATAGAATCTATCAAGCAAATTATATTCAACGAGCAGTACTACTTGAAAAAGGAAAACATAATGTTAGATTTATCTATGACCCGATATCATTTAAAATAGGTGCATTAATCACTCTTGTTACTATATCCTTAATTCTTATTTTGCTCATAATTGCTATTAGAAAAATTAAGCAAAATTAA